From the genome of Candidatus Dependentiae bacterium:
ACAAAAAAGTAATTCCGGAGCTTTTAATTTCTTCATACGTTTCATCTGGCAGCAAAAAATTAACGGCTCCCAAAGACGATATCGCTAATACAATACAAATTAATATCACTCTCAATTTACGCCAGTACATATTTGTAACCCCAACGAAAATTTTCACCACCCTCAGACCGATTGAATAGATATCGATTCAATGCGTATTTCGCAAGACCTACATAAAAATTTAGAGCTTTGAAAGATATCTTTGAGCATCAAGCGCAGCCTTGCAGCCGTCTCCCGATGAACTAATTGCTTGCTGATAAACACCATCTGCGATATCCCCTGCAGCAAAAATTCCTTCTACACTTGTTTTTGTTGCCCCAAACAATTTGATATGTCCCCACGACGTGAGTTCAAGTTGATTTTTATACAAACTGGTATTCGGATTGAGCCCGATTGCTACAAACACTCCTTCACAAGAAATTTCATGCATCTCTCCCGTTTGAGTATTTTGATAACGCAATCCAGTCACAGCGTCACCACTGCCAATAATTTCTGTTGTTTTTGCATTACAAATCGCAGAAACATTCGGATGAGCCAATACTTTATCTTTGATCGGATCTGTTGCCGTAATTTCTGCAGGCAGCTGAAGAATTGTTACCTGTGATGCAAAATGCGTTAAATGCTCAGCCTCGGTCATCGCGCTGTTGCCACCACCAACAACAACAACTTTTTTGCCTTTATAAAATGGCGCATCACAGGTTGCGCACACCGTTACACCCCGGCCAA
Proteins encoded in this window:
- a CDS encoding thioredoxin-disulfide reductase; translated protein: MEVQKIHNLVIIGAGPAGLTAGIYAGRAGLEPIIIEGNLPGGQLMTTTTVENWPGEISIFGTDLMIKVREHAAAYGAQLVSGTVTRVNFGKPPFEVALDDGQIFFAKSIIIANGSSHKKLGCAGEQEYFGRGVTVCATCDAPFYKGKKVVVVGGGNSAMTEAEHLTHFASQVTILQLPAEITATDPIKDKVLAHPNVSAICNAKTTEIIGSGDAVTGLRYQNTQTGEMHEISCEGVFVAIGLNPNTSLYKNQLELTSWGHIKLFGATKTSVEGIFAAGDIADGVYQQAISSSGDGCKAALDAQRYLSKL